In Alphaproteobacteria bacterium, one genomic interval encodes:
- a CDS encoding complex I NDUFA9 subunit family protein, whose translation MAQRVRIATVFGGTGFLGRRIAGAMREDGIHVRVAVRTPEKSRFFGKDGCGVEVLQADIRDPATTGAALDGADAVVNAVSLYTESGNATFRQIHVDGARQLAEGARDRGVRVLIQVSGIGADSSSSSRYIQSRGQGESAVRQVFDGAVIVRPAVMFGPDDSFLNMLVSLVRYLPVLPIFGTGATRLQPAYVDDVAKAVSRIASDTPGAGPVYELGGPEIHTYRQLVERVASRAGRRRLLAPVPFGVWKALAAAARLFPNSPLSRTQVELMQRHNVAAPELPSFRDVDIEPTAVDPVLTEILERMSRSPRNGRNAGRASGTGRQDLDATPRKRS comes from the coding sequence ATGGCACAGAGGGTGCGGATTGCGACAGTTTTCGGAGGTACGGGATTTCTTGGCCGTCGGATAGCCGGGGCGATGCGCGAAGACGGCATTCATGTGCGTGTCGCCGTCCGCACGCCCGAAAAGTCCCGGTTTTTCGGGAAAGACGGTTGTGGCGTCGAGGTACTGCAAGCCGATATCCGTGATCCGGCTACCACCGGCGCGGCGCTTGACGGTGCGGATGCCGTTGTAAACGCCGTCAGCCTCTACACCGAATCAGGTAACGCGACCTTCCGCCAGATCCATGTCGATGGCGCAAGGCAACTTGCGGAGGGGGCTCGGGATCGCGGTGTCCGGGTGCTGATTCAGGTTTCGGGTATCGGGGCCGATTCCAGTTCCTCTTCGCGTTACATCCAAAGTCGCGGGCAGGGCGAATCCGCGGTCAGGCAGGTGTTCGACGGCGCCGTCATCGTCCGGCCCGCCGTGATGTTCGGTCCTGACGACTCGTTTCTGAACATGCTCGTCTCCCTTGTCCGCTATCTGCCGGTACTGCCGATATTCGGAACCGGCGCAACGCGACTGCAACCGGCATATGTCGACGATGTGGCGAAGGCAGTTTCACGGATCGCCTCCGACACCCCCGGAGCCGGGCCGGTCTATGAACTGGGCGGTCCCGAAATCCATACCTATCGCCAACTGGTCGAACGGGTGGCCAGCCGTGCCGGTCGCCGCCGCCTGCTGGCGCCGGTACCTTTTGGCGTATGGAAGGCGCTTGCGGCCGCCGCTCGACTATTCCCCAATTCCCCATTGTCACGGACGCAGGTCGAACTGATGCAGCGCCATAATGTCGCGGCGCCCGAATTGCCGTCATTTCGTGATGTGGACATCGAGCCGACCGCCGTCGACCCTGTCCTGACGGAAATCCTGGAAAGAATGTCCCGGTCTCCCCGAAACGGTCGGAACGCGGGACGTGCTTCCGGAACAGGACGCCAGGATCTCGATGCTACCCCCAGAAAACGGTCATGA
- a CDS encoding hydantoinase B/oxoprolinase family protein, which produces MTQGGNRVFSPIAMEVFSNRLLSITEDMGNTLIRSSFSTNIKERRDCSVGMFDAAGRLIAQASHVPLHLGSLMGGVDAVLKSYRLADMKAGDAFICNDPYLAGGTHMPDISIVSPVVIDGTVRFFTANIAHHSDVGGAVPGSISGSARTVFEEGIRIPAIRIAVGGVIIDDVMRLVVANTREPDERLLDLRVQVATNARGVAMARQLAAKTGLDDMLGSVDDLLAYTGRRLRSRIAALADGEYTCTSYLDDDGQGGEPVAITATARISGDRLTLDFAGTAPQARGAMNVPDSALRATVYYSIKTLLDPGLPPNGGMFDAIDISAPEGCLVNPRHPAAVGARSITCNKIARAIFGAFAPLLPDENVMAAGHDAIPAIVFSGERRGGAGPFVYLETIGGGAGARSSEDGMDAVHVHMTNTSNLPAEALEHEYPLLVDEYGLVPDSAGAGKHRGGVGIARQIRALQDGIIFSIRSDSHVIAAPGVFGGRDGGTADLIQNAGRPDARQRSSKSTHIELKAGESMRLETAGGGGYGAPGTRDAGALARDIRDGIISREKAEEDYGGTLVEQATSLPATEEA; this is translated from the coding sequence ATGACACAGGGCGGCAACCGGGTGTTTTCACCCATCGCGATGGAGGTCTTCAGCAACCGGCTGCTGTCGATCACCGAGGATATGGGCAACACGCTGATCCGCTCCTCCTTTTCCACCAATATCAAGGAACGGCGGGACTGTTCGGTCGGCATGTTCGACGCCGCCGGGCGGCTGATCGCGCAGGCCTCGCATGTGCCGCTGCATCTCGGCTCGCTGATGGGCGGCGTCGATGCGGTGCTGAAATCCTACCGGCTGGCGGACATGAAGGCCGGCGACGCTTTCATCTGCAATGACCCCTATCTCGCCGGCGGCACTCATATGCCGGATATCTCCATTGTCTCGCCGGTCGTGATCGACGGCACAGTACGGTTCTTCACCGCCAATATCGCGCATCATTCCGATGTCGGGGGCGCGGTGCCGGGTTCCATATCCGGTTCCGCCCGCACGGTGTTCGAGGAAGGCATCCGCATTCCGGCGATCCGGATTGCCGTAGGCGGAGTCATCATCGACGATGTCATGCGGTTGGTCGTCGCCAATACCCGCGAGCCCGACGAACGGCTGCTCGACCTGCGGGTTCAGGTGGCGACCAACGCGCGCGGCGTGGCGATGGCGCGGCAACTGGCGGCGAAGACGGGACTGGATGACATGCTGGGCTCGGTCGACGACCTGCTGGCCTATACCGGCCGGCGGCTGCGCAGCCGGATCGCCGCGCTGGCCGATGGCGAATACACCTGCACCAGCTATCTGGACGATGACGGGCAGGGCGGCGAACCGGTAGCGATCACCGCGACGGCGCGGATATCCGGCGATCGGCTGACGCTCGATTTCGCGGGCACGGCCCCCCAGGCGCGCGGGGCAATGAACGTGCCAGACAGCGCCCTGCGCGCGACCGTGTATTATTCGATCAAGACGCTGCTCGATCCGGGCCTGCCGCCGAATGGCGGCATGTTCGACGCCATCGATATAAGCGCGCCCGAAGGCTGCCTGGTCAATCCGCGCCACCCGGCGGCGGTCGGGGCGCGCAGCATCACCTGCAACAAGATCGCCCGCGCCATCTTCGGCGCCTTCGCGCCGCTGCTGCCGGATGAAAACGTCATGGCGGCGGGGCATGACGCGATACCCGCCATCGTGTTTTCCGGCGAGCGCCGGGGCGGCGCCGGGCCTTTCGTCTATCTGGAAACCATCGGCGGCGGCGCGGGCGCGCGCTCCAGCGAGGACGGCATGGACGCGGTGCATGTGCACATGACCAATACCTCGAACCTGCCGGCGGAAGCGCTGGAGCACGAATACCCGCTGCTGGTGGATGAATACGGGCTGGTGCCGGATTCCGCGGGCGCCGGAAAACATCGCGGCGGCGTCGGTATCGCCCGGCAGATCCGCGCCCTGCAGGACGGCATCATCTTCTCGATCCGGTCCGACAGCCATGTGATCGCGGCGCCGGGCGTGTTCGGCGGGCGGGATGGCGGCACGGCGGACCTGATCCAGAATGCCGGCAGGCCGGATGCGCGGCAACGATCCTCGAAATCGACCCATATCGAATTGAAAGCGGGTGAGTCCATGCGGCTGGAAACGGCCGGCGGCGGCGGCTACGGCGCGCCGGGTACCCGCGATGCGGGAGCGCTGGCGAGGGACATCCGCGACGGGATAATTTCCCGGGAAAAGGCGGAAGAAGATTATGGCGGGACGCTCGTCGAACAGGCGACGTCTTTGCCGGCAACGGAGGAAGCATGA
- a CDS encoding class II aldolase/adducin family protein — protein MALADFGIDEGESLRGTVSAVEWEARVELAAAFRIAVARGWNNSTANHMTARIPDQPDYFLMNAGDFAWDEITASNLLKLDMDGNVVSDTTRKPRPAGLNFHSALQRERRHLGCTLHIHAPAGVVVSAWEEGLQFFDQGSCSVYGQVAYHDFEGIAEESDEAPRILSDLGDKYILIMRNHGLLSVGRTVPEAMEYMDRLVAACETQERILATSHATPRPLSRETCESTASQFRKRAGNKPIGDTGFAAAYRRQLRQDPSFMA, from the coding sequence ATGGCATTGGCTGATTTCGGGATAGACGAAGGGGAATCGCTGCGCGGCACGGTGAGCGCGGTGGAATGGGAGGCGCGGGTCGAACTGGCGGCGGCGTTCCGCATCGCTGTGGCGCGCGGCTGGAACAACTCCACCGCCAACCACATGACCGCGCGCATTCCCGACCAGCCGGATTATTTCCTGATGAACGCGGGCGATTTCGCCTGGGACGAAATCACGGCCTCCAACCTGCTGAAGCTGGACATGGACGGCAATGTGGTCAGCGACACGACCCGCAAGCCGCGGCCGGCCGGCCTTAACTTCCACAGCGCCCTGCAGCGCGAGCGGCGGCATCTGGGCTGCACCCTGCACATCCACGCACCCGCCGGGGTGGTCGTTTCCGCCTGGGAGGAGGGGCTGCAGTTTTTCGATCAGGGCTCCTGCAGCGTGTACGGCCAGGTCGCCTATCACGACTTCGAGGGCATCGCGGAGGAATCGGACGAGGCGCCGCGCATCCTGTCCGACCTGGGCGACAAATACATCCTGATCATGCGGAACCACGGCCTGCTGTCCGTCGGCCGAACGGTGCCGGAAGCGATGGAATACATGGACCGGCTGGTGGCGGCCTGCGAAACGCAGGAACGCATCCTCGCGACCAGCCACGCCACGCCTCGGCCGCTGTCGAGGGAAACCTGCGAATCCACCGCCAGCCAGTTCCGGAAACGCGCGGGCAACAAGCCGATCGGCGATACCGGCTTCGCCGCCGCCTATCGCAGGCAACTGCGCCAGGACCCGTCCTTCATGGCGTGA
- a CDS encoding response regulator, giving the protein MSDRKRDSGIGARIGKRFRADYPDVEIYLGESHGQMRTALRSALRDIRLNVHEDYEECEPLRQALRDGNADMVIVDADLAGGDARNLIEAIRFAKLGPNPFVPVIVTSWQNDAARLRQLIDSGVDGLLVKPTSVQAIQSHIDTIIYRRKPFVVTSSYIGPDRRVDPAHTSDIRLIDVPNTLLSKVRGDRIDPVALQKEIANVLKTVNSERLRRNAFELSFLIQMIIGDYSDSEKTARTGRLVERLRMVIQDTADRLLGTPFEHNSGICQSLLRVAESIAVDYRKAASKDIALLKPLSDAVLLSFNPERSASDLAREIATSIDQFKSRTPVLKEPD; this is encoded by the coding sequence ATGAGCGACCGTAAACGCGACAGCGGCATCGGCGCGCGCATCGGTAAAAGGTTCCGCGCAGATTATCCCGATGTCGAAATCTATCTGGGGGAATCGCATGGCCAGATGCGGACGGCGCTTCGCTCCGCATTGCGCGACATCCGGTTGAACGTGCACGAGGATTACGAGGAATGCGAGCCGTTGCGCCAGGCATTGCGCGACGGCAATGCAGACATGGTGATCGTCGATGCGGACCTGGCGGGGGGCGACGCCCGCAACCTGATTGAGGCGATCCGCTTTGCCAAGCTGGGGCCGAATCCGTTTGTGCCGGTCATCGTGACATCCTGGCAGAACGACGCGGCGCGTTTGCGGCAGCTGATCGACAGCGGCGTGGACGGGCTGCTGGTGAAACCGACATCTGTCCAGGCTATCCAGAGCCATATCGATACCATTATTTACCGGCGCAAGCCATTTGTTGTCACCAGCAGTTATATCGGCCCGGACCGCCGGGTCGATCCGGCGCATACCAGCGACATCAGGCTGATCGATGTGCCGAACACCCTTCTGTCCAAAGTGCGGGGCGACAGGATCGATCCGGTCGCATTGCAAAAGGAAATTGCCAATGTGCTGAAGACGGTCAACAGCGAACGGCTCCGTCGCAATGCATTCGAACTGTCCTTCCTTATCCAGATGATTATTGGCGATTACAGCGACTCTGAGAAGACAGCGCGTACCGGACGTCTCGTCGAACGGTTGCGGATGGTGATTCAGGATACGGCGGACCGCCTGTTGGGTACGCCTTTTGAACATAACAGCGGTATCTGCCAGTCGCTGCTGCGGGTGGCGGAGTCCATCGCCGTCGACTACCGCAAGGCCGCCAGCAAGGATATCGCTTTACTGAAGCCGCTATCGGATGCTGTGTTACTGAGCTTCAATCCGGAGCGGTCCGCATCGGATTTGGCGCGGGAGATCGCCACATCGATCGATCAGTTCAAGTCGCGGACGCCCGTATTGAAAGAGCCCGATTGA
- a CDS encoding enoyl-CoA hydratase-related protein, which produces MSDDLIKLTYDDRGDQGRIAWVTFNNPEKRNALGLAGKERFIAAMTSLRHDETLRAVVLTGAGDRSFVGGTNLAEMAEFDLAKADSSSTLTHRVCDAVRQFPVPVIARINGYCFGSGMEIAACADMRVAADHAKFGMPEVRFGIPSGMEASVLPRLIGWGKACELVLTGDHIDADEAYRIGFLERLVTGAELDDAVERWVVSLLACGPKAVRIQKRLIIDWDRMSPTDGARAGMQAYVDAYRSDEPRRMMTAFVNRKK; this is translated from the coding sequence ATGAGCGACGATCTGATCAAACTCACCTATGACGACCGCGGCGATCAGGGGCGCATTGCGTGGGTGACCTTCAACAATCCGGAAAAACGCAACGCGCTGGGGCTTGCGGGCAAGGAACGGTTCATTGCCGCCATGACGTCATTGCGGCACGACGAGACCCTGCGCGCGGTTGTGCTGACCGGGGCCGGGGACCGGTCCTTCGTCGGCGGCACCAACCTGGCGGAAATGGCGGAGTTCGATCTCGCCAAGGCGGATTCGTCCAGCACCCTGACGCACCGGGTCTGCGATGCCGTCCGCCAGTTCCCTGTTCCCGTGATCGCGCGGATCAACGGATACTGTTTCGGATCGGGCATGGAAATAGCCGCCTGCGCGGACATGCGGGTCGCCGCCGATCATGCCAAATTCGGCATGCCGGAAGTGCGGTTCGGAATCCCCTCGGGCATGGAAGCCTCGGTCCTGCCGCGACTGATCGGCTGGGGCAAGGCTTGCGAACTGGTGCTGACCGGTGACCATATCGATGCCGACGAAGCGTATCGCATCGGTTTCCTGGAGCGGCTGGTGACGGGCGCCGAACTGGACGACGCGGTGGAGCGCTGGGTCGTCTCGCTGCTGGCCTGCGGACCGAAGGCGGTGCGGATCCAGAAGCGGCTGATCATCGACTGGGACCGCATGTCGCCGACGGACGGCGCGCGCGCGGGCATGCAGGCCTATGTCGATGCCTATCGCAGCGACGAGCCGCGCCGCATGATGACGGCCTTCGTCAACCGTAAGAAATAG
- a CDS encoding hydantoinase/oxoprolinase family protein, with the protein MYRLGIDVGGTFTDFTLLNAQTGATRHFKASSTPRDPSESIRDGIAAILALEGIDGAALRFLGHGTTVATNMAIERRGARTGLITTQGFRDVLEVGRQIRPHLYDYTQGKPPPLVPRRRRHQVVERIGADGAVLTPLDEAGVATALAALAKEDVAAVAVCFLHCYQAPDHERRVRAMIEDALPHAYISLSSEVLPEFREYERLSTTVLNAYLGPAMANYLNGFLESVRRLAPKTEPYTIHSNGGLMTAATARDYPVRTCLSGPAAGVVGAAETARDAGFPNIITFDVGGTSTDVSVVSEGRPSFTADRRVAGHPVRTPMLDIHVIGAGGGSIAWIDDAGGLKVGPRSAGANPGPVAYGLGGTEPTITDANIALGRLNPGGLLEGTMAVDADAAGEAIRRRVAEPLGLAFETAAHGIIEIAIANMSRAIRSVTTERGHDMADFALFAFGGAGPLHAAELALECGIPKIIVPEEPGTMCARGILLSDIVHDLVRSAISRAEPDGWQRVCDLFAEMVAEGHTLLERDGVPKEKRAFRHFIEARYVGQNYEVRVEIDDAEAVRLDGFLEAFAARHTQEYGYDIAGRPVETVNCRSQAIGQVALARPTRERGTGSLADAVTGERDVYFGAVHGWRSSRVYRRRSLPEGAIIEGPAVIEEMSATTLLLPGQLAALDGTGNIVIETGA; encoded by the coding sequence ATGTACAGGCTTGGCATCGATGTCGGCGGGACCTTTACCGATTTCACGCTACTGAACGCACAGACCGGGGCGACGCGTCATTTCAAGGCGTCGTCCACGCCGCGCGACCCCTCGGAATCGATCCGCGACGGTATCGCCGCCATTCTGGCGCTCGAAGGCATCGATGGCGCGGCGCTGCGGTTCCTCGGCCACGGCACGACGGTCGCGACCAACATGGCGATCGAACGGCGGGGCGCGCGGACCGGGCTGATCACGACGCAGGGGTTTCGCGATGTGCTGGAGGTCGGCCGCCAGATCCGCCCGCATCTCTATGACTATACCCAGGGCAAGCCGCCGCCGCTGGTGCCGCGCCGCCGGCGGCATCAGGTCGTCGAACGCATCGGGGCCGACGGCGCGGTGCTGACGCCGCTGGACGAGGCAGGCGTGGCGACGGCGCTGGCGGCGCTGGCGAAGGAGGATGTCGCGGCGGTCGCCGTCTGTTTCCTGCACTGTTACCAGGCGCCCGATCATGAACGCCGCGTCCGCGCGATGATCGAGGATGCCCTGCCGCACGCCTATATCAGCCTGTCCTCGGAAGTCCTGCCGGAATTCCGCGAATACGAACGGCTGTCCACGACGGTCCTCAATGCCTATCTCGGGCCGGCGATGGCGAATTACCTGAACGGGTTTCTGGAATCGGTGCGCCGCCTGGCGCCGAAGACCGAGCCCTACACGATCCATTCCAATGGCGGCCTGATGACGGCGGCGACAGCGCGCGACTACCCGGTGCGAACCTGCCTGTCGGGTCCGGCGGCCGGTGTGGTCGGCGCGGCGGAAACCGCGCGCGACGCCGGTTTTCCGAACATCATCACCTTCGATGTCGGCGGCACCAGCACCGATGTATCGGTGGTCAGTGAGGGACGGCCGTCCTTTACCGCCGACCGGCGTGTCGCCGGACACCCGGTGCGCACGCCGATGCTGGATATCCATGTGATCGGCGCGGGCGGCGGCAGCATCGCCTGGATCGACGATGCCGGCGGGCTGAAGGTCGGGCCGCGCAGCGCGGGGGCGAATCCCGGTCCGGTTGCCTACGGGCTGGGCGGGACCGAGCCGACGATCACCGACGCCAATATCGCGCTGGGGCGCCTCAATCCCGGCGGGTTGCTGGAAGGAACGATGGCCGTGGATGCCGATGCGGCGGGCGAGGCGATCCGCCGCCGGGTCGCGGAACCGCTGGGGCTGGCATTTGAAACCGCCGCCCACGGGATCATCGAAATCGCCATCGCCAATATGAGCCGCGCCATCCGCTCCGTCACGACCGAACGCGGCCATGACATGGCCGATTTCGCGTTGTTTGCCTTTGGCGGCGCCGGGCCGCTGCACGCGGCGGAACTGGCGCTGGAATGCGGTATCCCGAAAATCATCGTGCCCGAGGAACCGGGGACGATGTGCGCCCGGGGTATCCTGCTGTCCGACATCGTCCATGACCTGGTGCGCAGCGCGATATCCCGCGCGGAACCGGACGGCTGGCAGCGGGTATGCGACCTGTTCGCCGAAATGGTCGCGGAAGGGCACACCCTGCTCGAACGCGACGGCGTGCCGAAAGAGAAACGCGCCTTCCGCCATTTCATCGAGGCTCGCTATGTCGGCCAGAATTACGAGGTTCGTGTCGAAATCGACGATGCCGAGGCGGTCAGGCTGGACGGCTTCCTTGAGGCATTTGCCGCGCGGCATACCCAGGAGTATGGCTATGACATTGCCGGCCGGCCGGTTGAAACGGTCAACTGCCGCAGCCAGGCCATCGGGCAGGTCGCGCTCGCACGGCCGACGCGGGAACGGGGAACCGGCTCGCTGGCTGACGCCGTCACCGGCGAGCGGGACGTCTATTTCGGGGCCGTTCATGGCTGGCGGTCCAGCCGGGTCTACCGCCGCCGGTCACTGCCCGAAGGCGCAATCATCGAAGGACCGGCGGTGATCGAGGAAATGAGCGCGACAACGCTGCTGCTGCCCGGGCAATTGGCGGCGCTGGACGGGACAGGCAATATCGTGATCGAGACAGGCGCATGA
- a CDS encoding MaoC family dehydratase: MNETIARNEPYPGKDLGALDFICTTQMVDDYCEGLEIDHARYHSPADWDRPVAPAMVVGEMDFGFEGLRFDNAFGNLWMRQEWALFHPIFQERHYRRASTVLDVYEWRNRSVVKQEVNVLDGDVLVARGIHHQSFLLNQSSGRVALRDPKKKEGARKFDVPAGRAIEGISRVINLEMCGVFFHGRKTYHTDKKASEALGFDEVVVGGKMTMALMGQMLEQHFGRRYYEGGTLDVKFTNIVWPGDRVTTKGVITGEEAGRAQLTVWMEKDDGTVVIVGTASAPA, from the coding sequence ATGAACGAGACGATTGCGCGCAACGAGCCCTATCCTGGCAAGGACCTGGGGGCGCTGGATTTCATCTGCACGACGCAGATGGTCGACGATTATTGCGAAGGGCTGGAGATCGACCATGCGCGCTACCACAGCCCGGCGGACTGGGACCGGCCGGTGGCGCCCGCGATGGTCGTCGGCGAGATGGATTTCGGCTTCGAGGGGCTCCGCTTCGACAACGCCTTCGGCAATCTGTGGATGCGCCAGGAATGGGCGCTCTTTCATCCGATTTTCCAGGAGCGCCATTACCGCCGCGCCTCCACCGTGCTGGACGTATACGAATGGCGCAACCGGTCGGTCGTCAAGCAGGAGGTGAATGTCCTCGACGGCGATGTGCTGGTCGCCCGCGGCATCCACCATCAGAGCTTCCTGCTGAACCAGAGTTCCGGCCGGGTCGCGCTGCGCGATCCGAAGAAGAAGGAAGGCGCCCGCAAGTTCGACGTGCCGGCGGGGCGCGCGATCGAGGGAATCAGCCGCGTGATTAACCTGGAAATGTGCGGCGTGTTCTTTCACGGCCGCAAGACCTACCACACGGACAAGAAGGCCTCCGAAGCGCTTGGCTTCGACGAGGTCGTGGTCGGCGGCAAGATGACCATGGCGTTGATGGGCCAGATGCTCGAACAGCATTTCGGCCGCCGCTATTACGAAGGCGGCACGCTGGACGTGAAGTTCACGAATATCGTCTGGCCCGGCGACCGGGTGACGACGAAAGGCGTGATTACAGGGGAGGAAGCGGGCCGGGCGCAGCTCACCGTGTGGATGGAAAAAGACGACGGTACGGTGGTTATCGTCGGCACGGCGTCGGCTCCCGCCTGA
- a CDS encoding carboxyl transferase domain-containing protein: MNWEKEVRDIEAKRALAKQQGGTEGVSRQHNAGRQTIRERIDMLLDPESFHEMGAAAGVAERDDGGVLQSFTPANFVLGFGEIGGRRCVVGGEDFTLRGGSPNESGLRKSVYAEDLACRYRVPLIRMHEGGGGSVTGAGGRTVGNSPGTPPRFRSVARALATVPVVTAALGPVAGLPASRLVASHFSVMTKETAQVLIAGPAVVERALKEKKTKEELGGAQVHTRNGVVDNLANNEEDAMAQIRTFLSYLPQNVWELPPRIDPMDDPNRQDEALLSLIPRDRRQIFDVRKLLAMILDDGSFLEMARGYGRGQVIGLARMNGQPVGILANDGRFYAGAMTANSAVKVRRFVEFCQTFHLPVIAFVDEPGFMIGSQSENAGTIRAGTAAVLAVADCTVPWASVVVRKSFGVAQSAHYGPDAYILGWPSAEMGALPVEGGVAVAFGREIAAAPDPEARRLELEQQMAARQSPAARAESFSMHELIDPRETRPRLSAWIEWIQPLLPDLKGPTSFPMRC; the protein is encoded by the coding sequence ATGAACTGGGAAAAGGAAGTCCGCGACATCGAGGCGAAACGGGCGCTGGCGAAGCAGCAGGGCGGCACGGAAGGCGTCAGCCGCCAGCACAATGCCGGGCGGCAGACGATCCGCGAGCGCATCGACATGCTGCTCGATCCCGAGAGTTTTCACGAAATGGGCGCGGCGGCCGGCGTTGCCGAACGCGATGACGGCGGCGTGCTGCAATCCTTCACCCCGGCGAATTTCGTGCTCGGCTTCGGCGAGATCGGCGGGCGGCGCTGCGTCGTTGGCGGCGAGGATTTCACCCTGCGCGGCGGGTCGCCGAACGAATCCGGGCTGCGCAAGAGCGTCTATGCCGAAGACCTCGCCTGCCGCTACCGGGTGCCGCTGATCCGCATGCATGAAGGCGGCGGCGGCAGCGTCACGGGCGCGGGCGGCAGGACCGTCGGCAATTCCCCCGGCACCCCGCCGCGCTTCCGATCCGTCGCGCGGGCGCTGGCGACGGTGCCGGTCGTCACCGCGGCGCTCGGGCCCGTTGCCGGATTGCCGGCCTCGCGGCTGGTCGCGTCGCATTTTTCGGTGATGACGAAGGAAACGGCGCAGGTGCTGATCGCCGGTCCCGCCGTCGTCGAACGGGCGCTGAAGGAAAAGAAAACCAAGGAGGAACTGGGCGGCGCGCAGGTCCACACCCGCAACGGCGTGGTCGACAATCTGGCGAATAACGAGGAAGACGCCATGGCGCAGATCCGCACGTTCCTGTCCTACCTGCCGCAGAATGTCTGGGAACTGCCGCCGCGGATCGACCCGATGGACGACCCGAACCGGCAGGACGAGGCGCTACTGTCGCTGATCCCGCGCGACCGGCGGCAGATCTTCGACGTTCGCAAGCTGCTCGCCATGATCCTGGATGACGGGTCTTTCCTTGAAATGGCGCGCGGCTACGGGCGCGGGCAGGTCATCGGGCTTGCCCGCATGAACGGCCAGCCGGTCGGCATCCTCGCCAATGACGGCCGTTTCTATGCGGGGGCGATGACGGCGAACAGCGCGGTCAAGGTGCGCCGCTTCGTCGAGTTCTGCCAGACCTTCCATCTGCCGGTCATTGCCTTCGTCGACGAGCCCGGCTTCATGATCGGCAGCCAGTCCGAGAACGCCGGCACGATCCGCGCCGGCACGGCAGCGGTGCTGGCGGTGGCCGACTGCACGGTGCCCTGGGCCTCGGTCGTGGTGCGCAAATCCTTCGGCGTGGCGCAAAGCGCCCATTACGGGCCCGACGCCTATATCCTGGGCTGGCCCTCGGCGGAAATGGGCGCGCTGCCGGTGGAAGGCGGCGTCGCCGTCGCCTTCGGCCGCGAGATCGCCGCCGCTCCCGATCCGGAAGCCCGGCGGCTGGAACTGGAACAACAGATGGCGGCGCGGCAGTCACCCGCCGCCCGCGCCGAATCCTTCTCCATGCATGAACTCATCGATCCGCGCGAAACACGACCGCGCCTGTCCGCCTGGATCGAATGGATCCAGCCGCTGCTGCCGGACCTGAAAGGCCCGACCTCGTTTCCGATGCGATGTTGA